The following are from one region of the Takifugu rubripes chromosome 12, fTakRub1.2, whole genome shotgun sequence genome:
- the gngt1 gene encoding guanine nucleotide-binding protein G(T) subunit gamma-T1, with the protein MPVINVDDLTDKDKALMEVTQLKNEVKLERWLTSKCCEEIKDYIVAGMDEDILVKGIAEDKNPFKEKGGCVLS; encoded by the exons ATGCCGGTCATAAATGTTGACGACCTGACGGACAAAGATAAGGCGCTCATGGAAGTAACTCAGCTTAAAAATGAAGTGAAGCTCGAGAGGTGGTTG ACATCTAAATGCTGTGAGGAAATCAAAGACTACATCGTGGCCGGAATGGATGAAGATATCCTCGTCAAAGGCATCGCAGAGGATAAGAACCCCTTCAAGGAGAAAGGTGGCTGCGTGCTCTCCTAA
- the tfpi2 gene encoding tissue factor pathway inhibitor 2: MEFYALVAFALFSSFCNALALSPKAVCLLQVDEGPCRGDIERYYYNTITQKCELFGYGGCQGNANNFKSYQECQKTCFRIPKVPQICRFPSEVGPCRALLRKYFFNMTSMQCELFYYGGCLGNSNRFGDLASCEEYCSPKKSLPVLCLDPLDKGKCSASIPRYYYNAATKRCEEFAYSGCGGSSNNFVSRQSCKDVCVRGRKIRTREGKTNPLRRNRNNRITFMQA; the protein is encoded by the exons ATGGAGTTTTACGCACTGGTCGCCTTTGCGCTCTTTTCCTCGTTTTGCAACGCGCTGGCGCTGTCCCCCAAAG CCGTGTGCCTCCTCCAAGTGGACGAGGGTCCCTGCAGAGGAGACATTGAGCGCTACTATTACAACACCATTACGCAGAAGTGCGAGCTTTTCGGCTACGGAGGTTGCCAGGGAAATGCCAATAACTTCAAGAGTTACCAGGAGTGCCAGAAAACGTGCTTCAGAATCCCAA AAGTCCCCCAGATCTGCAGATTCCCCAGCGAGGTGGGTCCCTGCCGTGCCTTGCTGAGGAAGTACTTCTTCAACATGACCAGCATGCAGTGCGAGCTCTTCTACTACGGCGGCTGCCTCGGCAACTCCAACCGCTTCGGGGACCTGGCCTCCTGCGAGGAGTACTGCAGCCCAAAGAAAT CTCTGCCCGTCCTCTGTCTGGACCCTCTGGACAAAGGGAAGTGCTCGGCATCCATCCCTCGCTATTATTACAACGCGGCCACCAAGAGGTGCGAGGAGTTCGCCTACTCGGGCTGCGGAGGGAGCAGCAACAATTTTGTGTCGAGGCAGAGctgcaaggatgtgtgtgtgagag ggAGGAAAATAAGGACAAGGGAAGGAAAAACGAACCCCTTGCGCCGGAATAGAAATAATCGCATCACTTTCATGCAGGCGTAG